A single window of Drosophila suzukii chromosome 3, CBGP_Dsuzu_IsoJpt1.0, whole genome shotgun sequence DNA harbors:
- the LOC136116960 gene encoding probable G-protein coupled receptor Mth-like 7 codes for MKFSLQDFGLVTSTICCILTIAIYLYVKKLRNTLGKCIISCLLSIVIWQNSRVLKYWIPLQSLFLDVGIFIFFFFAHNLWLSVISFHLWKVFKSVAGEEHRLQFLAYSTFVWVTTAILPGGYSLISFFGGDDSPFARLFGKKQGSLLAEIWLSVSFLALLVSSVFNVIMFTLTITHILKVRITIMKMTRKDDETTTCFNFDSETYLSCVRILFVMGITWFLYLISFVMSVFGFKNLLLDVLLYFNWFYGIFVFILFILKRSTIKLLMDSIRLKPKKQVVRARRTKKPA; via the exons ATGAAGTTTAGTCTCCAAGATTTCG GCTTGGTAACATCGACAATATGCTGTATTCTAACCATCGCCATTTACCTTTACGTTAAAAAGCTCCGAAATACACTGGGCAAGTGCATTATTAGCTGCCTTCTAAGCATCGTCATCTGGCAGAATTCGCGTGTTCTAAAATATTGGATCCCCTTGCAAAgtttgtttttggatg TTGGTATCTTTATATTCTTCTTTTTTGCTCACAATCTATGGCTCTCGGTCATAAGCTTTCATTTATGGAAAGTCTTCAAGTCGGTCGCTGGCGAGGAGCACCGACTTCAGTTCCTGGCCTACAGTACCTTTGTCTGGGTTACAACAGCTATCCTTCCTGGAGGATATTCACTGATATCGTTCTTTGGTGGCGATGACAGTCCATTCGCAAGACTATTCGGAAAAAAACAAGGCAGCCTTTTAG ctgaaatatgGCTCTCCGTTTCCTTCTTGGCATTACTGGTTTCGAGTGTTTTTAATGTGATTATGTTCACCCTAACGATCACCCATATTCTGAAAGTGAGGATAACGATAATGAAGATGACAAGAAAGGATGATGAAACGACAACCTGCTTTAATTTCGACAGTGAAAC ATATCTTTCTTGCGTTCGGATACTATTTGTGATGGGCATAACTTGGTTCCTGTATTTAATATCTTTTGTAATGAGCGTCTTCGGGTTTAAGAATCTGCTACTTGATGTTCTCCTTTATTTCAATTGGTTTTATGGTATTTTCGTGTTTATACTGTTTATCCTAAAGCGTAGCACCATTAAGCTTTTAATGGATAG CATTCgattaaaaccaaaaaagcAGGTTGTCCGTGCTCGGAGGACGAAAAAACCCGCCTAA